A section of the Primulina eburnea isolate SZY01 chromosome 1, ASM2296580v1, whole genome shotgun sequence genome encodes:
- the LOC140804764 gene encoding uncharacterized protein gives MNMTSHEFEIIGCYSAHDHIVTGLAWAFDGLCLYSCSQDNSMKAWNLVGKALREIHIPSNTPGLNSSPDVPYVYDSCFGLAVSHGSLAIAVARRFDSDLLNPMYQERTQKAAIEFLWIGGQQLDTSSNICFDIDFGSFPGFPEVELIWWEKNILWSLSLCGSFSGLLNIWDIVAALVSFKQSIPNYVEHILQKWLTSYFGSNFGICTTFLSTAFKILPTLSTRKLHLINVIIRHVVLKNDEVSESRKHQDLERFSSAIEERTNVWKELQLCCENELRRRLVGLYFSAILDLLSDVPTNFCDVGCWRPDEWPQLEHYISLHEKIVEDDLKFLAAKVGKIKKRRESFEYEEHCSFCSAIVPFESIEYAICSGVKNVNGVDQTHKLHRCSVSMQLCPAKYSCLQEIFLTMLSLMWDTSTKITA, from the exons ATGAATATGACCAGCcatgaatttgaaataattgGCTGTTATAGTGCGCATGACCACATT GTCACTGGTttagcttgggcttttgatggaCTCTGCTTGTACAGCTGCAGCCAG gacaACTCTATGAAAGCGTGGAATTTAGTTGGGAAAGCACTAAGGGAAATACACATTCCTTCAAATACTCCTGGTTTGAATAGCTCCCCGGAT GTTCCATATGTATATGATTCTTGCTTTGGTCTGGCAGTATCTCATGGGAGCTTGGCAATTGCTGTG GCTCGAAGATTTGATTCTGATTTATTAAATCCCATGTACCAGGAAag AACTCAGAAAGCTGCTATCGAGTTCCTTTGGATTGGAGGGCAGCAATTGGACACTTCCTCCAATATATGTTTTGATATTGATTTCGGATCATTTCCTGGTTTCCCTGAGGTAGAATTAATTTGGTgggaaaaaaacatattatggtCTCTGAGTCTGTGTGGGAGTTTCAGTGGGCTTCTGAACATTTGGGATATTGTGGCAGCCCTCGTGTCTTTCAAACAGTCGATACCAAACTATGTAGAGCATATTCTGCAGAAATGGTTGACATCTTATTTTGGATCCAATTTTGGCATTTGTACTACGTTCTTGTCTACGGCATTTAAAATTTTGCCCACTCTTTCAACCCGTAAGTTGCACCTCATCAATGTAATCATCAGGCATGTTGTGCTTAAAAATGATGAGGTGAGCGAGAGTAGAAAACACCAAGACTTGGAAAGATTCAGTAGTGCCATAGAGGAACGGACAAATGTATGGAAGGAGTTGCAGTTGTGCTGTGAAAATGAACTACGGAGAAGACTTGTTGGTTTATATTTTTCTGCCATTTTAGATCTTCTGTCAGATGTGCCAACAAATTTTTGCGATGTTGGCTGTTGGCGTCCTGATGAATGGCCACAACTGGAGCACTATATCTCACTTCATGAGAAAATTGTCGAGGatgatttaaaatttcttgCTGCCAAAGTTGGTAAAATTAAGAAGAG GAGAGAGAGTTTTGAATATGAAGAACATTGCAGTTTTTGTTCAGCAATTGTGCCATTTGAATCAATAGAATACGCCATTTGTTCGGGAGTGAAGAATGTCAATGGAGTTGATCAAACCCATAAGCTACACCGGTGTTCTGTATCTATGCAACTTTGCCCTGCTAAATATTCCTG ccttcaagaaatctttCTCACCATGTTGTCCCTTATGTGGGATACTTCTACAAAGATTACAGCCTGA
- the LOC140828067 gene encoding uncharacterized protein — protein sequence MSVLGYRCFNIPKLLYEDLLCHAGLSPAKIKLKENAGTRVMNALFLRELSKTKAVGSSSASQKSVTPVVTMGPKGDCSAAEKKKTCSCSTTGKKPASSPSSPIAAKKKKAGSSSSAPKRASSPPPRAKSPPPSGKQKTSTDLSPSAPQHGKRKISEISIVSVSSPEGSESDEGPPPELGVHPLYTSDTAIVGRGPTQLAQKIMYQLPSKADAAFMSSLGLSALLRRACTSVTEICFSS from the exons ATGAGTGTACTAGGATATCGATGCTTTAACATTCCCAAACTTCTATATGAGGATCTCCTATGTCATGCCGGGTTAAGTCCCGCTAAAATTAAGCTGAAGGAGAATGCTG GTACTAGAGTCATGAACGCCCTATTTCTCCGTGAACTTTCCAAGACAAAGGCCGTGGGTTCCTCATCAGCTTCCCAGAAGTCCGTTACCCCAGTAGTCACGATGGGCCCAAAGGGAGATTGTTCTGCTGCTGAGAAAAAGAAAACATGTTCCTGCTCTACTACTGGAAAGAAGCCTGCCAGCTCCCCTAGCTCCCCTATTGCTGCGAAGAAGAAGAAGGCAGGCTCCTCTTCTTCCGCCCCAAAGCGAGCATCCTCTCCACCTCCTCGCGCCAAGTCCCCTCCTCCGTCTGGTAAGCAAAAGACATCAACTGATCTTAGCCCGTCAGCCCCACAGCATGGCAAGCGCAAGATTTCTGAGATTTCTATCGTATCGGTTTCTTCTCCAGAGGGGTCCGAGTCAGATGAGGGGCCTCCCCCTGAGCTGGGGGTACATCCTCTATATACCTCGGATACGGCCATCGTGGGGCGGGGTCCTACTCAATTGGCTCAGAAGATAATGTACCAGCTTCCCTCCAAGGCAGATGCAGCGTTCATGAGTTCACTGGGGTTGTCTGCACTCCTTCGCCGAGCATGCACCAGTGTCACTGAGATATGCTTCTCCTCCTAG